The Streptococcus sp. S5 genome contains a region encoding:
- a CDS encoding DUF3592 domain-containing protein, producing the protein MTDISILIVIAVAVIGFPLFEVLFFGYFYRREVRIKTLSSKSIEGIVVGYKRTQIVAAPIVEYRVDGQTYRNSLKYYWVVRVTLPWKTNQAASDIDLMAQRITIYTNSTVSKGNLFQDAFPLGSKMTVWYNPACPKESYVERYSGLDRLFKRQMWIGIWMLILLPILVVMAITMGMKYK; encoded by the coding sequence ATGACTGATATCAGCATACTTATAGTAATTGCTGTGGCTGTTATTGGATTTCCTTTATTTGAAGTACTCTTTTTTGGATATTTTTATAGAAGAGAAGTTAGGATTAAGACCCTCTCGTCAAAGAGCATTGAGGGAATAGTAGTTGGTTATAAGAGGACACAAATTGTAGCGGCTCCAATTGTAGAATATAGAGTGGATGGTCAGACCTATCGAAATAGCCTGAAATATTATTGGGTAGTGCGGGTAACCCTCCCTTGGAAAACGAATCAAGCGGCTAGCGACATCGATTTGATGGCGCAAAGGATAACTATCTACACCAATTCTACAGTCTCAAAGGGCAATCTTTTTCAAGATGCTTTTCCACTGGGATCGAAGATGACGGTCTGGTATAATCCAGCCTGTCCAAAAGAATCATACGTTGAACGCTATAGTGGACTAGACAGGCTTTTTAAACGGCAAATGTGGATTGGAATCTGGATGTTGATTTTATTGCCTATTTTAGTAGTTATGGCCATTACCATGGGAATGAAGTATAAATGA
- a CDS encoding PolC-type DNA polymerase III — protein sequence MSNTFEILMDQLDMPLEMRSSSAFLHAEIQEVVVHKVSRVWEFRFAFAEVLPIALFKELRQRLKDEFSKTGNQATFTIQVANQDFSADLLQAYYREVFEEGPCASQGFKGLYQDLQVRAQGQELIISGPSSVDTEHFRKNHLPNLAKQLEAFGFPHFTCRVESDEELTEQEVARFEEENEKIFQAANEETLRAMESLAQMAPPPAVEEKPAFDFKAKKAAAKPKLDKAEITPMVEITTEENRIVFEGVVFDVEHKVTRTGRVLISFKMTDYTSSFSLQKWVKNEEEAQKFDMIKKNSWLRVRGNIEMNNFTRDLTMNVQDIQEVVHYARKDLMPEGERRVEFHAHTNMSTMDALPEVEELIAKAAEWGHKAVAITDHGNVQSFPHGFKAAKKAGIQLIYGMEANIVEDKVPITYNEVDLDLNEATYVVFDVETTGLSAIYNDLIQVAASKMYKGNVIEEFDEFIDPGHPLSAFTTQLTGITNEHVRGAKPLVQVLKEFQAFCEGTVLVAHNATFDVGFMNANYERHGLPKITQPVIDTLEFARNLYPDFKRHGLGPLTKRFGVGLEHHHMANYDAEATGRLLFIFIKDVAEKHGVTNLKDLNIDLIDENSYKKARVKHATLYVKNQTGLKNMFKLVSLSGTKYFEGVPRIPKTVLDAHREGLILGSACSEGEVFDAVMSQGVDAAVEVAKYYDFIEVMPPAIYAPLIAKEQVKDMDELQTIIKSLIEVGDRLGKPVLATGNVHYLEPEDEIYREIIVRSLGQGAMINRTIGHGEDAQPAPLPKAHFRTTNEMLDEFAFLGEDLARKIVIENTNALAETFEPVEVVKGDLYTPFIDKAEETVAELTYKRAFEIYGDPLPDIVDLRIEKELTSILGNGFAVIYLASQMLVHRSNERGYLVGSRGSVGSSFVATMIGITEVNPLSPHYVCSQCQYSEFITDGSYGSGFDMPDKDCPNCGHKLSKNGQDIPFETFLGFDGDKVPDIDLNFSGEDQPSAHLDVRDIFGEEYAFRAGTVGTVAAKTAYGFVKGYERDFGKYYRDAEVERLALGAAGVKRTTGQHPGGIVVIPNYMDVYDFTPVQYPADDVTAEWQTTHFNFHDIDENVLKLDVLGHDDPTMIRKLQDLSGIDPNDIPMDDPGVMALFSGTEVLGVTAEQIGTPTGMLGIPEFGTNFVRGMVEETHPTTFAELLQLSGLSHGTDVWLGNAQDLIKAGIADLSTVIGCRDDIMVYLMHAGLKPKMAFTIMERVRKGMWLKISEEERNGYIQAMKENNVPEWYIESCGKIKYMFPKAHAAAYVMMALRVAYFKVHHPLYYYCAYFSIRAKAFDIKTMGAGLEAVKARMKEISEKRKNNEASNVEIDLYTTLEIVNEMWERGFKFGKLDLYRSQATEFLIDGDTLIPPFVAMDGLGENVAKQIVRAREEGEFLSKTELRKRGGVSSTLVEKMDEMGILGNMPEDNQLSLFDDLF from the coding sequence ATGTCCAACACCTTTGAAATTTTAATGGATCAGCTGGATATGCCGCTGGAGATGCGATCTTCCAGTGCCTTTTTGCATGCGGAGATTCAAGAAGTCGTGGTGCACAAGGTCAGTCGGGTTTGGGAGTTCCGCTTTGCTTTTGCGGAGGTCTTGCCCATTGCTTTGTTTAAGGAATTGCGCCAGCGCTTGAAGGACGAATTTTCAAAGACGGGAAACCAGGCGACCTTTACCATCCAAGTGGCTAATCAGGATTTTTCTGCTGACTTGTTGCAGGCCTACTACCGGGAGGTCTTTGAGGAAGGGCCTTGCGCTAGTCAAGGCTTTAAGGGGCTCTATCAAGACTTGCAGGTGCGCGCACAAGGGCAGGAATTGATCATCTCAGGGCCTTCTTCGGTTGATACGGAGCATTTTCGTAAGAATCATTTGCCCAATCTTGCCAAGCAGTTGGAAGCCTTTGGTTTTCCGCATTTCACCTGTCGGGTGGAGTCTGATGAGGAGTTGACAGAGCAAGAAGTGGCGCGCTTTGAGGAGGAAAATGAAAAGATATTCCAAGCGGCCAATGAAGAGACCTTGCGGGCTATGGAATCCTTGGCCCAGATGGCTCCGCCACCAGCAGTTGAAGAAAAGCCTGCCTTTGATTTCAAGGCTAAGAAGGCGGCGGCTAAACCGAAGCTAGACAAGGCTGAGATCACTCCGATGGTCGAGATTACGACAGAAGAGAACCGGATTGTCTTTGAGGGTGTGGTCTTTGACGTGGAGCACAAGGTGACGCGGACCGGTCGGGTCTTGATCAGCTTTAAGATGACCGACTATACCTCGAGTTTTTCCCTTCAGAAATGGGTTAAAAATGAGGAAGAAGCCCAGAAGTTTGACATGATCAAGAAGAACAGCTGGCTACGGGTGCGGGGAAATATCGAAATGAATAATTTCACGCGCGACTTAACTATGAATGTCCAAGACATCCAGGAGGTCGTGCATTATGCCCGCAAGGACCTGATGCCAGAAGGGGAGCGCCGGGTGGAATTCCACGCCCATACCAATATGTCGACGATGGATGCCCTGCCAGAAGTTGAAGAGCTGATCGCCAAGGCAGCTGAGTGGGGGCATAAGGCTGTGGCCATCACCGACCATGGGAATGTGCAGAGTTTCCCGCATGGCTTTAAAGCAGCCAAGAAAGCTGGGATCCAGCTGATCTATGGGATGGAAGCCAATATCGTAGAGGACAAGGTGCCCATTACCTATAACGAGGTGGATCTGGACCTCAATGAAGCGACCTATGTGGTCTTTGACGTGGAAACGACGGGACTTTCAGCTATTTATAATGACTTGATCCAGGTCGCTGCTTCTAAGATGTACAAGGGCAATGTCATTGAGGAGTTTGACGAGTTTATCGATCCGGGTCATCCTTTGTCCGCTTTTACGACCCAATTGACAGGGATCACCAACGAGCATGTTCGGGGTGCCAAGCCCTTGGTGCAGGTCTTAAAGGAATTTCAGGCCTTCTGTGAGGGAACGGTTCTCGTTGCCCACAATGCTACCTTTGACGTAGGCTTCATGAATGCCAACTATGAGCGTCATGGCCTTCCCAAGATCACCCAGCCGGTCATCGATACCCTGGAATTTGCCCGTAACCTCTATCCAGATTTTAAACGGCATGGATTAGGGCCATTGACCAAGCGCTTTGGAGTAGGCTTGGAGCACCACCACATGGCCAACTACGATGCGGAAGCAACGGGGCGCCTGCTCTTTATCTTCATCAAAGATGTCGCTGAAAAGCATGGGGTGACCAATCTTAAGGATCTGAATATCGATTTGATCGATGAGAATTCTTATAAGAAGGCGCGGGTCAAGCATGCGACCCTCTATGTCAAAAATCAGACTGGCCTTAAGAACATGTTTAAACTGGTTTCACTTTCTGGGACCAAGTATTTCGAAGGAGTCCCACGGATTCCAAAGACTGTGCTGGATGCCCACCGCGAGGGCTTGATCCTTGGATCGGCCTGCTCAGAAGGGGAAGTCTTTGATGCCGTCATGTCGCAAGGTGTGGATGCGGCAGTCGAAGTGGCCAAGTACTACGACTTTATCGAGGTGATGCCACCGGCTATCTACGCACCTCTCATTGCCAAGGAGCAGGTTAAGGACATGGATGAGCTCCAGACCATTATCAAGAGCTTGATCGAAGTGGGAGATCGCCTCGGCAAGCCCGTTCTTGCGACAGGAAATGTCCACTATCTGGAGCCGGAAGATGAGATCTATCGGGAGATCATTGTCCGCAGTCTCGGTCAAGGGGCCATGATCAACCGGACCATTGGGCATGGAGAAGATGCCCAGCCAGCGCCACTGCCAAAAGCGCATTTCAGAACTACCAATGAAATGCTGGATGAATTCGCCTTTTTGGGAGAAGACTTGGCGCGCAAGATTGTTATTGAAAACACCAATGCACTCGCAGAGACCTTTGAGCCGGTCGAAGTGGTCAAGGGTGACCTCTATACGCCATTTATCGACAAGGCCGAAGAAACAGTTGCGGAATTGACCTATAAGCGAGCCTTTGAAATCTATGGTGATCCACTCCCTGATATTGTCGATCTGCGGATTGAAAAGGAATTGACCTCCATCTTGGGGAATGGCTTTGCCGTGATTTATCTGGCTTCACAGATGCTGGTGCACCGTTCCAATGAGCGGGGCTACTTGGTTGGATCGCGTGGATCTGTCGGATCCAGCTTTGTAGCGACTATGATTGGGATCACTGAGGTTAATCCGCTTTCGCCTCACTATGTCTGCAGCCAGTGCCAGTATAGTGAATTCATCACCGATGGTTCTTATGGATCTGGTTTTGATATGCCGGACAAGGATTGTCCAAACTGTGGCCATAAGCTCAGCAAAAATGGCCAGGATATTCCTTTTGAAACCTTCCTTGGTTTTGATGGGGACAAGGTACCCGATATCGATTTGAACTTCTCAGGGGAAGACCAGCCGAGTGCCCACTTGGATGTCCGCGATATCTTTGGGGAAGAATATGCCTTTCGGGCAGGAACGGTAGGTACGGTCGCAGCTAAGACTGCCTACGGCTTTGTCAAGGGCTATGAGCGTGATTTTGGCAAGTACTACCGAGATGCTGAGGTCGAGCGCTTAGCTCTTGGTGCCGCTGGGGTCAAACGGACGACCGGTCAGCACCCGGGGGGAATCGTTGTTATTCCAAACTATATGGATGTCTATGACTTTACTCCGGTCCAGTATCCAGCAGACGATGTGACAGCTGAATGGCAGACCACTCACTTTAACTTCCACGATATCGATGAGAATGTCCTCAAGCTCGATGTCCTGGGACATGATGATCCGACCATGATTCGCAAGCTCCAAGACTTGTCGGGTATTGATCCGAACGATATTCCTATGGATGATCCAGGGGTCATGGCTCTCTTTTCTGGGACGGAAGTGCTAGGGGTGACAGCTGAGCAGATCGGAACGCCGACAGGAATGTTGGGGATTCCAGAGTTTGGGACCAACTTTGTTCGGGGCATGGTCGAAGAAACCCATCCGACGACCTTCGCGGAGCTCTTGCAGCTCTCTGGTCTGTCTCACGGTACCGACGTGTGGTTGGGGAATGCCCAAGACTTGATCAAGGCGGGCATTGCCGATCTATCGACCGTTATCGGGTGTCGGGACGACATCATGGTTTACCTCATGCATGCGGGTCTCAAGCCTAAGATGGCCTTTACCATCATGGAGCGCGTGCGGAAAGGGATGTGGCTCAAGATCTCAGAAGAAGAGCGCAATGGTTATATCCAAGCCATGAAGGAAAACAATGTTCCTGAATGGTACATCGAGTCCTGTGGGAAGATCAAGTACATGTTCCCTAAAGCCCATGCGGCGGCCTATGTTATGATGGCCCTTCGTGTGGCCTACTTTAAGGTGCATCATCCACTTTATTACTACTGTGCTTACTTCTCGATTCGGGCCAAGGCCTTTGACATCAAGACTATGGGAGCAGGCCTTGAGGCCGTGAAAGCGCGGATGAAAGAAATCTCTGAGAAACGCAAGAACAACGAAGCCTCCAACGTAGAGATCGATCTCTACACCACCCTTGAGATTGTCAATGAGATGTGGGAGCGGGGCTTCAAGTTTGGCAAGCTAGACCTCTATCGCAGTCAGGCGACAGAATTCTTGATTGATGGGGATACCCTGATTCCACCATTTGTCGCTATGGATGGTCTGGGTGAGAACGTTGCCAAGCAAATCGTGCGGGCGCGTGAAGAAGGAGAATTCCTTTCTAAGACCGAGCTCCGGAAGCGTGGCGGTGTTTCGTCTACCCTGGTTGAAAAGATGGATGAGATGGGCATTCTTGGCAATATGCCAGAGGATAACCAGTTGAGCCTCTTTGATGATTTGTTTTGA
- a CDS encoding DUF262 domain-containing protein, which translates to MDIQFTSKKVGEILRKGNLRIPSYQRPYKWDRKHIRNLFYDLQDAMGKREYQVGSVILHENDGHLDIVDGQQRLISISLLLHLLDYVNNYEGATQLLSTEFGELSCYHASENYNEWQNLTRLVGEKQTKNICEFLLENCSISCIIMPEERLAEAFQLFDSQNNRGKSLEPHDLLKAYHLRQQDSEDEKIVEKWEQFVEDNDLSLKDLFDKHLFRMRRWSRGETGLTNKRYGSYLRFTEDFIDDFKGVDLSRDFPYLELYRHIENFPMSITMPIIDGSKFFEYIESVHQTIRDHIDFLNKQLGMSNNPESKQNGSDYPDGMLKIYNSSKGRYLKCHNLFLNICSLFAERFGKDELSKEIIETLFIWAYYPRVKSRAIYDATMGNYAAGGKFRQREVQKLFQILAHAVTPNDFMIKIDRELFENYTVEQIIEEEREKW; encoded by the coding sequence ATGGATATTCAATTTACTTCTAAAAAGGTTGGAGAGATATTAAGAAAGGGAAATTTGCGGATTCCTTCTTATCAAAGGCCTTATAAATGGGACAGAAAGCATATTCGTAATCTGTTCTACGATTTACAAGATGCAATGGGAAAAAGGGAATATCAAGTGGGATCTGTCATTTTGCATGAGAATGATGGACATTTAGATATTGTAGATGGACAACAACGTTTAATTTCCATTTCCTTATTACTACATTTACTAGATTATGTAAATAATTACGAAGGTGCTACTCAACTGTTAAGTACCGAATTTGGAGAACTATCTTGTTATCATGCTAGTGAAAATTATAATGAATGGCAAAATTTAACTCGACTTGTTGGGGAAAAACAGACAAAGAATATTTGTGAATTTTTATTGGAAAATTGTTCTATTTCTTGTATCATCATGCCAGAGGAACGTTTGGCAGAAGCTTTTCAATTATTTGACTCTCAGAATAATCGTGGCAAATCTTTGGAACCTCATGATTTACTCAAAGCCTATCATCTGCGCCAACAAGATTCAGAAGATGAAAAAATTGTTGAGAAGTGGGAGCAGTTTGTGGAAGATAACGATTTAAGTCTGAAAGATCTATTTGATAAGCATCTTTTTCGTATGAGACGTTGGTCTAGGGGAGAAACAGGACTAACCAATAAGCGGTATGGTTCTTATCTACGTTTTACAGAAGATTTTATTGATGATTTTAAAGGTGTTGATTTAAGTAGGGATTTTCCATACCTAGAATTATATCGTCATATTGAAAACTTCCCTATGTCAATTACCATGCCAATCATAGATGGAAGCAAATTTTTTGAATATATTGAATCTGTTCATCAAACGATTAGAGATCATATAGATTTTTTAAATAAACAGTTAGGAATGTCTAATAATCCTGAGAGTAAACAAAATGGTTCAGATTACCCAGACGGTATGTTGAAAATTTACAATAGTTCAAAAGGACGCTATCTCAAGTGCCATAATCTGTTTCTAAATATTTGCTCACTTTTTGCAGAGAGATTTGGAAAAGATGAACTATCAAAGGAAATAATAGAGACTCTTTTTATTTGGGCTTACTATCCCCGTGTGAAGTCTAGAGCTATATATGATGCTACTATGGGAAACTACGCTGCAGGAGGGAAGTTCAGACAAAGAGAAGTTCAAAAACTTTTTCAAATTTTAGCACATGCTGTAACTCCAAATGATTTCATGATTAAGATAGATAGAGAATTATTTGAAAATTATACTGTGGAGCAAATTATAGAGGAGGAAAGAGAGAAATGGTAG